The following coding sequences are from one Prochlorococcus marinus XMU1412 window:
- the malQ gene encoding 4-alpha-glucanotransferase encodes MPIESIIARKSLGVLMHPTCIPGGRVCGTFGRGAKEWIRKLHKHGIEYWQFLPLTPTDSTGSPYSSPSSFALNPWFLDMDDLIEKGFIYISDKENLGPTNQNKDHFDFDIADDLTKKLGHLLLQGWSSQSEERKINFNKWVSRHSWVEDYATFVVIREEFNMLPWWEWPQEFKIKNNKFLKSWIKKKSEEILIKKLIQWHLHEQWSVIKNFAKSRNIKLIGDLPFYVSRDSADVWSNKSLFSIFKNGDLIFQSGVPPDYFSSTGQLWGTPTYFWSKHKRTNFNWWRKRFQRQFELVDILRFDHFRGLAGYWRVNGNSKTAIIGKWINSPGKTLLNKVKKDLGGNYLPIIAEDLGVITPDVEKLRKNFELPGMKILQFAFDGNEDNPYLPKNIEGENWVVYTGTHDNSTSVSWWNNLDYESQKRIKDEYKFSENPSWDLIEIGMGTNANLFIAPLQDLLSLDDSSRLNKPGTTKNNWKWKLNCPLEEIENNIKMFSEIGNNFGRTLI; translated from the coding sequence ATGCCTATAGAGTCAATTATTGCAAGAAAATCATTAGGCGTACTTATGCATCCAACATGTATTCCGGGAGGAAGAGTATGTGGAACTTTTGGGAGAGGAGCTAAAGAGTGGATAAGAAAACTTCATAAGCATGGAATTGAATACTGGCAATTTTTACCTCTTACACCTACTGACTCTACAGGTTCACCATATAGTTCCCCATCTAGTTTTGCACTAAACCCATGGTTTTTGGATATGGATGATTTAATCGAAAAAGGTTTTATCTACATCTCAGATAAAGAAAATCTAGGTCCAACAAATCAGAATAAAGATCATTTTGATTTTGATATTGCAGATGACCTAACAAAAAAATTAGGTCACCTCCTTTTGCAAGGTTGGAGTTCACAATCTGAAGAAAGAAAAATTAATTTTAACAAATGGGTCAGTAGGCATTCTTGGGTTGAAGATTATGCAACATTTGTTGTTATCAGAGAGGAATTTAATATGTTGCCTTGGTGGGAATGGCCTCAAGAATTTAAAATAAAAAATAATAAGTTCTTAAAATCGTGGATTAAGAAAAAAAGTGAAGAGATACTTATTAAAAAATTAATACAGTGGCATCTTCATGAGCAATGGAGTGTCATTAAAAACTTTGCAAAATCAAGAAATATTAAGCTGATAGGAGATTTGCCTTTTTATGTCTCTAGAGACAGCGCCGACGTATGGAGTAATAAATCATTATTTTCAATTTTTAAAAATGGAGATTTAATCTTTCAAAGTGGGGTTCCACCTGATTATTTTTCATCAACAGGACAATTATGGGGTACCCCAACTTACTTTTGGTCAAAGCATAAAAGGACTAATTTCAATTGGTGGAGAAAAAGATTTCAAAGACAATTTGAACTTGTGGACATATTAAGATTTGATCATTTCAGGGGTTTAGCAGGTTACTGGAGAGTTAATGGCAATTCTAAAACGGCAATTATTGGAAAATGGATAAATTCTCCAGGTAAAACACTATTAAATAAAGTAAAAAAGGATCTAGGGGGTAACTATCTACCTATTATTGCGGAGGATCTGGGAGTAATTACTCCAGATGTAGAGAAATTAAGGAAAAACTTTGAACTACCTGGCATGAAAATATTACAATTTGCTTTTGATGGCAATGAAGATAATCCTTATTTACCAAAGAATATTGAAGGAGAAAATTGGGTTGTTTATACAGGTACTCACGACAACTCTACTTCTGTTTCATGGTGGAATAATTTAGATTATGAATCCCAAAAAAGAATAAAAGATGAATATAAATTTTCAGAAAATCCTTCTTGGGATTTAATAGAAATTGGCATGGGGACAAATGCTAATCTTTTTATCGCTCCATTACAAGATCTCTTATCTCTAGACGATTCAAGTAGATTAAACAAACCTGGGACCACAAAAAATAACTGGAAATGGAAGTTAAATTGTCCTTTAGAAGAAATAGAAAATAATATAAAAATGTTTAGTGAGATAGGAAATAATTTTGGGAGAACTCTAATATAG
- a CDS encoding helix-turn-helix domain-containing protein — MKILKNLFLFNKKSEKNKEFSPRMADQFLEIAKLVKDARIQQNLTIKELSYISKIPERIINSIENNNKSTRPEYPFIRSILIKLEECLVLKKNTLINLAVKERKILKKKGKDFMFRKFDLVNTWQGSLLYFFILVLTIFILKRYFILNVNVIEIQNIENQIIDK, encoded by the coding sequence ATGAAAATTTTGAAAAATCTCTTTTTATTTAATAAAAAATCTGAAAAAAATAAAGAATTTAGTCCTAGAATGGCTGACCAATTTTTAGAAATTGCAAAGTTAGTAAAAGACGCAAGAATTCAACAAAACCTTACAATTAAAGAATTGTCATACATTTCAAAAATCCCTGAACGAATAATAAACTCTATTGAAAATAATAATAAAAGTACTAGGCCAGAGTATCCTTTTATAAGATCTATATTAATTAAATTAGAGGAATGCTTAGTTTTAAAAAAAAATACGTTAATAAATTTAGCAGTTAAAGAAAGAAAAATTTTAAAGAAAAAGGGAAAGGATTTTATGTTTAGGAAATTTGATCTTGTCAATACATGGCAAGGAAGTCTTTTGTATTTTTTTATATTAGTTTTAACTATTTTTATATTAAAGAGATACTTTATTTTAAATGTAAATGTTATCGAGATTCAAAATATTGAAAATCAAATTATTGATAAATAA
- a CDS encoding ABC1 kinase family protein, whose protein sequence is MKRSYSKYSAKDDLFWLILRPWIFIPRVLYILLTFIFLFLRILFQGNSKNKNVQKNLSKYLFDVITDLGPCFIKLGQALSTRPDLVRQDWLTELTKLQDNLPAFDHKIALKIIEEELDSPANELFEEFPDSPIASASLGQVYKAKINNSYLAVKVQRPNLYFLIRRDVVILRFLGTFLSPLLPLNIGVGIGEIIDEFGRALFDEIDYQKEAENALRFANLFKENPNIFIPKLEKQFSSKRVITTSWIDGVKLRDRALLEENNLIPSSFIKTCVISGLQQLFEFGYFHADPHPGNMFALKGGNADCGNLAYVDFGMMDTITNSDRLTLIKAIVHIINDEYYLLAEDFQKLGFLTKEQDLQKLVEPLKEVLGGSFGAEVGNFNLKNVTDKFSKLMYSYPFRVPSRFALIIRAVVSQEGLALRLDPEFKILKIAYPYIAKKLLTDNSEEILDILLEVVFDKKGQIQVEKVESLLNILFRDSENINSDLIPVANAGLKLFVSKKGSEVRKNLLLSLIKDEKLEFTNAKKLLALIRDTFSPLNIAKSAVQNIISTV, encoded by the coding sequence ATGAAAAGATCTTATTCGAAATATTCAGCAAAAGATGACTTATTTTGGTTGATTTTGAGACCATGGATTTTTATCCCAAGAGTTTTATATATCCTTTTAACTTTTATTTTTCTTTTTTTAAGAATACTTTTTCAAGGTAACAGTAAAAATAAAAATGTACAAAAAAATCTTTCGAAATATCTTTTTGATGTAATAACGGATTTAGGACCTTGTTTTATCAAATTAGGCCAAGCACTCTCAACTAGACCAGATCTTGTTAGACAAGATTGGCTTACAGAACTTACAAAATTACAAGATAATCTCCCAGCATTTGATCACAAAATTGCTCTAAAAATCATTGAAGAGGAACTTGATTCCCCTGCTAATGAATTATTTGAAGAGTTTCCAGATAGTCCTATTGCTTCAGCAAGCTTAGGTCAAGTTTATAAAGCAAAAATAAATAATTCTTATCTAGCTGTGAAAGTACAACGGCCAAATTTATACTTTCTCATAAGAAGGGATGTTGTAATCTTAAGGTTTTTGGGAACTTTTTTATCTCCACTCTTACCATTAAATATAGGTGTCGGAATTGGAGAAATAATAGATGAATTCGGTAGGGCACTTTTTGATGAAATTGACTATCAAAAAGAAGCCGAAAATGCTTTGAGGTTTGCAAATTTATTTAAAGAAAACCCAAATATTTTTATTCCTAAATTAGAAAAACAGTTTTCATCCAAAAGGGTAATCACAACTTCTTGGATTGATGGAGTTAAGTTAAGAGATCGAGCTTTACTAGAGGAAAATAACTTAATACCTTCTTCGTTTATAAAAACATGTGTCATCAGTGGTCTGCAGCAATTATTTGAATTTGGATACTTTCATGCAGACCCACATCCAGGAAATATGTTTGCTCTTAAAGGAGGAAATGCAGATTGTGGGAATTTAGCTTATGTTGATTTCGGAATGATGGATACTATTACAAATTCAGATAGACTTACTCTTATTAAGGCAATTGTTCACATAATAAACGATGAATATTACCTTCTCGCAGAAGATTTCCAGAAATTAGGTTTTTTAACCAAAGAACAAGATCTTCAAAAACTTGTTGAACCATTAAAAGAAGTTCTTGGAGGATCTTTTGGCGCTGAGGTTGGTAATTTTAATCTTAAAAATGTAACTGACAAATTTTCAAAACTAATGTATTCCTATCCTTTCAGAGTTCCTAGTAGGTTTGCCTTAATAATAAGAGCCGTTGTTAGTCAAGAAGGGTTAGCACTAAGGTTAGATCCTGAATTTAAAATTTTAAAAATAGCTTATCCATATATTGCTAAAAAACTACTTACTGATAATTCTGAAGAGATTTTAGACATACTTTTAGAAGTCGTTTTTGATAAAAAAGGTCAAATCCAAGTAGAAAAAGTTGAAAGTTTATTAAACATTTTATTTAGAGATTCAGAGAATATTAATTCAGATCTCATACCAGTTGCGAACGCTGGATTGAAATTATTTGTCAGTAAAAAAGGATCCGAAGTTAGGAAGAATCTTCTTTTAAGTCTTATAAAAGATGAAAAATTAGAATTTACTAATGCAAAAAAACTCTTAGCTTTAATTAGAGATACTTTTAGCCCTCTGAATATTGCAAAAAGTGCAGTACAAAATATTATTTCAACAGTTTAG